A region from the Mycobacteriales bacterium genome encodes:
- a CDS encoding non-heme iron oxygenase ferredoxin subunit, with the protein MSWADACPLADLADELPAGVVVDGVAVCLVRLAHEVFAVHDECTHEAVPLSEGDVEDGTIECWRHGSRFDLRTGAVLNPPAVKPVATYATRVNGGTVQVDVGA; encoded by the coding sequence ATGAGCTGGGCGGACGCCTGTCCTTTGGCCGATCTGGCCGACGAGCTGCCGGCGGGCGTGGTCGTCGACGGCGTGGCCGTCTGCCTGGTCCGGCTGGCGCACGAGGTCTTCGCCGTACACGACGAGTGCACCCACGAGGCGGTGCCCCTGTCGGAGGGCGACGTCGAGGACGGCACGATCGAGTGCTGGCGGCACGGCTCCCGGTTCGATCTGCGCACCGGTGCCGTACTCAACCCACCGGCCGTCAAGCCGGTGGCGACCTACGCCACCCGCGTGAATGGCGGGACCGTGCAGGTCGACGTGGGCGCCTGA
- the narI gene encoding respiratory nitrate reductase subunit gamma produces MSGWDLWWWVILPYAAMIVFVVGHVWRWRYDQFGWTSRSTELQEKRLLKWGAPLFHYATFAAIGGHVIGILIPKAVTEWLGIPEHVYTTFSGIAGSIAAVGVLIGGGILLLRRTGVPRVRATTTAVDYLALILLGIIVGLGIYLTLGVQEIGSGYDYRNSVSVWFRGLFAGDPHVHLISNAPIMYQVHATAAWVIFAVWPFSRLVHAWSYPLWYLWRPYIVYRRRRAVHPPEPGTGGRRWRKIGVPY; encoded by the coding sequence ATGAGCGGCTGGGACCTGTGGTGGTGGGTGATCCTGCCCTACGCCGCGATGATCGTGTTCGTCGTCGGCCACGTCTGGCGCTGGCGCTACGACCAGTTCGGCTGGACCAGCCGTTCGACCGAGCTCCAGGAGAAGCGCCTGCTGAAGTGGGGCGCTCCGCTGTTCCACTACGCGACCTTCGCCGCCATCGGAGGCCACGTGATCGGCATCCTGATCCCCAAGGCGGTCACCGAGTGGCTCGGCATCCCCGAGCACGTCTACACCACGTTCTCCGGTATCGCCGGCTCGATCGCGGCGGTGGGTGTCCTGATCGGCGGGGGCATCCTGCTGCTCCGTCGTACCGGCGTGCCGCGGGTGCGGGCAACGACCACTGCGGTCGACTACCTCGCGCTGATCCTGCTCGGCATCATCGTCGGTCTCGGTATCTACCTGACTCTCGGCGTGCAGGAGATCGGCAGCGGCTACGACTACCGCAACAGCGTGTCGGTGTGGTTCCGGGGCCTGTTCGCCGGCGATCCGCACGTCCACCTGATCTCCAACGCGCCGATCATGTACCAGGTCCACGCCACCGCCGCCTGGGTGATCTTCGCGGTGTGGCCGTTCAGCCGGCTCGTACACGCATGGAGCTATCCGCTCTGGTACTTGTGGCGCCCCTACATCGTCTACCGGCGGCGGCGAGCGGTCCATCCGCCCGAGCCCGGCACCGGTGGCCGCAGGTGGCGCAAGATCGGCGTCCCGTACTGA
- a CDS encoding DUF2249 domain-containing protein: MRISMTAAPAAPILDEHSVLLWQTCAYADDLTDAARSMQPLGDAYDAMLEFLHYRLLPYLTEEERRLPETRLRDERMRGLLLADHERLRDDVGNLEGSHTRRRLALTADALVDRLDRHVGREETWVADHGPEPATEVDQQGWALPLLFAGDIDLDALPARHRERMVLQRLTWMRPGEVVRLQARGDLHPLWRRQNSRSPDSHVWVYELEGPGMWRARVTRRSNSGD, encoded by the coding sequence ATGCGCATCTCGATGACCGCCGCGCCCGCCGCTCCGATCCTCGACGAACACAGCGTCCTGCTCTGGCAGACCTGCGCCTACGCCGACGACCTGACCGACGCCGCCCGCTCGATGCAACCGCTCGGCGACGCCTACGACGCGATGCTCGAGTTCCTGCACTACCGGCTGCTGCCCTACCTGACCGAGGAGGAGCGGCGGCTGCCGGAGACGCGGCTCCGCGACGAGCGCATGCGCGGGCTGCTGCTGGCCGATCATGAGCGGCTACGTGACGACGTCGGCAACCTCGAGGGCAGCCACACCCGCCGCCGGCTCGCCCTCACCGCCGACGCCCTCGTCGACCGGCTCGACCGGCACGTCGGCCGGGAGGAGACCTGGGTCGCCGACCACGGCCCGGAGCCGGCGACCGAAGTCGACCAGCAGGGCTGGGCGCTGCCGTTGCTGTTCGCCGGCGACATCGATCTCGATGCGCTGCCGGCCCGGCACCGTGAGCGGATGGTGCTGCAACGGCTCACCTGGATGCGTCCCGGCGAGGTTGTTCGCCTGCAGGCGCGCGGCGACCTGCACCCGCTGTGGAGGCGGCAGAACTCCCGCTCCCCGGACTCGCACGTCTGGGTCTACGAGCTCGAAGGGCCCGGCATGTGGCGCGCCCGGGTCACCCGTCGCAGCAACTCGGGCGACTGA